The following coding sequences lie in one Treponema sp. OMZ 790 genomic window:
- the rsmI gene encoding 16S rRNA (cytidine(1402)-2'-O)-methyltransferase, producing the protein MGILFVVATPIGNLKDISFRALETFKEADFIACEDTRHTLGLLTHYEISKPLISCRAVNEAAASEKIVKLLDEGKKIAYASDAGTPAISDPGSILVRMAADAGHEIVPIPGASAFGAIMSIAGSYDKTIVFEGFLSPKAGKRKRRLQELFDFGAGFVLYESPYRIVKLLTDIAEIDSNRRLIVGRELTKLHEEVIRGPANEVLQNFEQRASIKGEFSVFVTGK; encoded by the coding sequence GTGGGAATTTTATTTGTTGTTGCCACTCCTATAGGCAATCTAAAAGACATCAGTTTTAGAGCTTTAGAGACTTTTAAAGAAGCGGATTTTATCGCCTGTGAGGATACAAGGCACACTTTGGGCCTTTTAACTCATTACGAAATTTCAAAGCCTTTAATTTCATGCAGGGCAGTAAATGAAGCCGCTGCTTCCGAAAAAATTGTAAAACTTTTAGATGAAGGAAAAAAAATAGCCTATGCAAGCGATGCCGGAACTCCTGCAATAAGCGATCCCGGCTCTATTTTAGTTAGAATGGCAGCAGATGCAGGCCATGAAATAGTACCTATTCCGGGGGCTTCAGCCTTCGGAGCTATAATGAGCATAGCCGGGTCTTACGATAAAACGATAGTTTTTGAAGGATTTTTATCGCCTAAGGCCGGAAAACGCAAGCGGAGACTTCAAGAGCTCTTTGATTTTGGCGCTGGATTTGTTTTATACGAATCTCCGTATAGAATTGTAAAGCTCTTGACCGATATTGCCGAAATAGATAGTAACCGGCGGCTCATTGTAGGAAGAGAACTTACAAAACTCCATGAAGAAGTTATAAGAGGTCCGGCAAACGAAGTTCTACAAAACTTTGAACAAAGAGCCTCGATAAAGGGGGAGTTTTCGGTTTTTGTTACAGGAAAATAG
- a CDS encoding ABC transporter ATP-binding protein: protein MKKNAFALKYFFKNKLSFFLVIILAAAASLFNVGTAFLLKLIADSVLNYELNKMIFLAVCTAVYIFAAVLSDFLAHYSRVKFCKNISCLLKNDIILSLLNKSVLHKEKKSYSDYQSLLLNDVLSLEQNYFDALLSCLYQVLNLVFSFLSVLYIQPIFLPVILLICVFPVLFPKLTQNKLEGLQKNKSDARSFFIKKLSDVLNGFRTIKMYGAEEAGTKYSGNANYDYTQAEIKLAKRENLIMSSAFGAGLLIILLTWVSGAFFIRAGLLTFSGLIALTKIAESIAGPFQIIGERYAGIMSSKAIEKTINSVLQEKEELHRLKDFKEVQIKDCVIVKEDKECLNVENLALRIGDRILVTGLSGSGKSTLLNVLAGFEKNTGKLYIDGVLQETDINLSSYVFMLEQKTHIFDAGLIENITLFDKSKNTAAEDAIKKLNIAYLSTKLENQKKFSGGEERRIDFARLLIRNLSEKIVLLDEPFSGLDAENTENMIKIINGLSPKILILTAHEADNLGGLNYNRLLKIENTEIKEI, encoded by the coding sequence ATGAAAAAAAACGCCTTTGCACTAAAATATTTTTTTAAAAATAAGTTATCGTTTTTTTTGGTAATTATTTTAGCTGCAGCGGCTTCTTTATTTAATGTCGGTACGGCTTTTCTATTAAAGCTTATAGCCGATTCGGTTCTCAACTACGAACTGAATAAAATGATTTTTCTTGCAGTCTGCACTGCGGTTTATATTTTTGCGGCCGTTTTATCTGATTTTTTAGCTCATTATTCTCGTGTTAAATTTTGTAAAAATATTTCCTGCCTGCTAAAAAATGACATTATTTTAAGTCTTTTAAATAAAAGCGTTCTTCATAAAGAAAAAAAATCTTATTCCGATTATCAATCATTATTATTAAACGATGTTTTAAGTTTGGAGCAAAACTATTTTGATGCTCTTTTATCCTGTCTATATCAGGTTCTTAATTTGGTTTTTTCGTTCTTGTCGGTTTTATACATTCAGCCGATTTTTTTACCCGTAATTTTGCTCATCTGTGTTTTTCCTGTTTTGTTTCCTAAGCTGACACAAAATAAACTTGAAGGCTTACAAAAAAATAAATCGGACGCCCGTTCGTTTTTTATAAAAAAATTAAGCGATGTATTGAACGGTTTTAGAACAATTAAAATGTATGGAGCGGAAGAAGCCGGAACAAAATATTCCGGGAATGCAAATTATGATTATACCCAAGCCGAAATAAAACTTGCAAAGCGTGAAAATCTTATTATGTCATCAGCATTCGGGGCAGGGCTTTTAATTATTCTTTTAACATGGGTTTCCGGAGCCTTTTTTATAAGGGCCGGGCTATTGACCTTTTCCGGTTTGATAGCCCTTACCAAAATTGCCGAATCGATAGCGGGACCTTTTCAAATTATAGGCGAAAGATATGCCGGTATAATGTCTTCTAAAGCCATCGAAAAAACTATAAATTCGGTTCTGCAAGAAAAAGAGGAACTGCATAGGTTAAAAGATTTTAAAGAAGTACAAATTAAGGATTGTGTAATTGTTAAAGAAGATAAAGAATGTTTGAACGTGGAAAATTTAGCCTTACGGATAGGAGATAGAATTCTTGTAACAGGGCTAAGCGGTTCCGGCAAAAGTACCTTACTTAATGTTTTGGCAGGATTTGAAAAAAATACGGGTAAACTTTATATAGACGGAGTTTTACAAGAAACGGATATTAACCTTTCAAGTTATGTTTTTATGCTGGAGCAAAAAACTCATATTTTTGATGCAGGATTAATAGAGAATATTACATTGTTTGATAAGTCAAAAAATACTGCTGCCGAAGATGCAATAAAAAAACTTAATATAGCCTATTTAAGCACAAAGCTTGAAAATCAAAAGAAATTTTCAGGCGGAGAAGAACGCCGTATTGATTTTGCAAGGTTGCTTATAAGAAATTTAAGTGAAAAAATAGTTTTACTTGATGAACCTTTTTCGGGACTGGATGCAGAAAATACCGAGAATATGATAAAAATAATAAACGGTTTAAGTCCTAAAATTTTAATTTTAACGGCTCATGAGGCAGACAATTTAGGCGGTCTAAACTACAACCGCCTTTTAAAAATAGAGAATACCGAAATAAAAGAAATTTAA
- a CDS encoding flagellar biosynthesis anti-sigma factor FlgM produces the protein MIEKLGGVDPIKNLQNTQKPRRMEKVGASDSIQVSPEAQKLSEIYFAMDAAKAAPDVRREKIEEVTRKFQDPSYIDRVLDQTADKILNSLGF, from the coding sequence ATGATAGAAAAATTGGGCGGAGTTGATCCGATCAAAAACTTACAAAACACTCAAAAACCAAGAAGAATGGAAAAGGTAGGAGCTTCTGATTCAATCCAAGTATCTCCTGAAGCTCAAAAACTATCTGAGATCTATTTTGCAATGGATGCTGCAAAAGCAGCTCCTGATGTCAGAAGAGAAAAAATAGAAGAAGTTACCAGAAAATTTCAAGATCCCTCATATATAGACAGAGTTTTGGATCAAACAGCAGATAAAATTTTAAATTCCTTAGGGTTTTAA